ATTACGATACTCTTTCATATTTGAAATAGTAATACCAGGCAGTTCCTGAATGCGTAACCAAGAGAACTTTAAACGCAATTGCCTCTTCGGGTTTTACTCCATCTATAGAGTAAATTACGGGATTAAGCCTGCCACAATCGTCCGGAGATAATAAGCTGCCAGTTGTATATTCAGCGGCAGTACTAGTTGCCGCATCATAAGTTCCTAAAGGATGTATATTAGTTAATACCTGCTGCTTAGCTACTATTTTGCCTGTATTAAGATATAAATGCCCCTGGTAAGTTATTTCCGAAGGCACTGGGGTTGTCCCCCATAACACTTCGTCACTATCGCACCCGGTAAAACTTAATGCGGAAAAAGTGAGTATACTAAGTATTCCCAATAAGATTATTCTGTTTTTCATTTTAATCCCGCCCGGCAATATAATATTGCGTAAACAAATAGCACCACTTCTGTATTGTCTGGATTATCCATGGCAAAAAACTGTCAGCAGCGCTGCATGATTCATTTACGCAGGATAAGATACGCTATTGAACCCAGAGGGGGGAGCAAAAAGGTAAAGATACCCCAGAATAGGTATGAGGACATCTGATAGCCACGTTTTTTGGCATCCCGCACAACAAGTATAGTGAACAAAACACTCATAACCAGCCACAAGAAAATTGGCGGGCTCAGCAAAATAGACCATATTTCATGCCAACCGAATACCGGCATTTTTTAATTCCTCCTGTTATTTTTCAGAATGTAAGGCAGTATCTTAAGATTAATTATCAGGCTTATCCCCTTTTACAGCAACTGACTTAGTTTACAAACTTAATCTGAACTGAAAATGAATAACCCGGATAAACTTTCTACAAATGCAGACATTTTCGTTAATCTGCACCCGGACTGAATGCTATAATATATGCTGATGAAACTGCTGTTAATCGAAGATGATGCCAATCTGGCAAAAGTCATTACTTCCGGTCTTGAAGAAAATGGATATGCAGTCAATTGGGAGTCCAATGGCAAACTTGGAGCTGAAATGGCTTTGGCCTATACCTTTGATGTCATCATCCTGGATATAATGCTGCCTGAACTTGATGGTTTCGCTGTATGCCATAAAATCCGCTCCAATGGCAATCAAACCCCCATCATAATGCTGACCGCCAGGTATCAGGAAGCTGACAAAGTAAATGGGCTTAACTGCGGAGCGGATGATTACCTGGTGAAACCTTTCAGCTTCCCCGAACTGCTTGCCCGCCTGAGAGCCTTGCTAAGACGGGCCAATAACCAGCATTCTCCCTCTATCAAGCTCAGGAAACTTACTTTAAACACAGTGGACAGAAGAGCTTTTTACGATGGCAGGGAAATAGAGCTTACGGCTAAAGAATACGGCATTCTTGAATATTTGGTACTGAACAAGAACTGCATAATTACCAAGAATATGATTGAAGAGCATATCTGGGAATCTGAAAGTGACATTTTTTCCAATGTCATAGAAGTGTTAATCAGCCGTATCCGCAAGAAACTGGACAACAATAATAAAAATTCTCTTATAAAAACGGTAAAAGGGTTAGGGTATATTATTGAGGATAAATAGCCTGCGAACTAAGTCAGCCGTCTTTTTCGCCGTTATCATCAGCTTTCAGACTGAAACAGCCTGATATATTTTTCTTAATAGGCTTGTTAATTACCTGATTAAAAAACCTTGCAGGCTTCTTCTTCTTTGGATTTGAGCAGTTATCTATTCGGCTAAATTAAACCCGGTTTTGCTGAAAGAATGCCCTTAGGAGTAGAGCTGTATTAAAAATTTAACTGACACTAATGACTTTTCTATACCGACTGCTTGGGCAAAAATACCTTAAAGACAGTGCCTTTGCCCGGTTCACTTTCCACCTCAACCCGCCCTTTGTATATCTCAGAGGTACTCTTTACTATAGATAAACCTAAGCCAGTACCTTCTGCACTCCAATCAGCCCGGTAAAACCTGTCAAATATACGGGGGAGGTGCTCCTTACTTATCCCAATTCCGGTATCTTTTATGGCAAGCACCATAAACCCGCTTTCGTCTCTAAGGGAAATCATTACCTGCCCTCCGTCAGGGGTATACTTGGCAGCATTTGAAAAAAGATTATCAAAGAGACGGCTGAACTGTTCGGGCTCTCCGTATATGTTTAAACCGGGCTGGATATCCCGAATCAGCTTAATCTTTTTCGTTTCAAAAGCGGTCTGCCATTTATCAGCACTGCTTTCCAGGGCAGCACCCAAATCTATTTTCAAGCTTAGAGCCGGACGCGGACCGGCATCCAGACTGGCCAGAGCCATCAAATCATCAATAATCAGCGCCATTTTCTCAACTTGCTTTACAATATTCTTAAAAGCCTGACGGTATTCCTCGGTATTCCGCTCTTTGCGAAGCGCCAACTCGGATTCCGCCCTAATTACCGTAAGCGGGGCTTTCAAATCATGGGAGGCATCAGAAGTAAAGCGGTGCTGGCTTTGAATAAACCCGTAAACCCGGTCAAAAAGTGAATTTAAGGTTGCCGAAAGCTGGCCTAATTCATCATTTTGTTTCACCGGAATACGGTCTTTCAGGTCAGACGGATTTATATTATTGGTGGTATGGGTGATTACCTGAACCTGTTTTAAACACCGGTAAGCCAAAAAATAGCCTAAGGCAGCGGCGATAATAAGGACAAAGGGAATGGCCATAAAGAGAATCTGTTTATACTGATCCAGAGTTTTATAAATATACCCGGCATCACCCACAAGTATAAGGAGCTGGTTGGGCTTATAATCATTATCATACCAGGCTACATAAAACCTTAACTGGGAATCCGGAATTTCCAAGCGCATGGCGGGCATATACTCATTTATGGCGGTTATGTCGGCAATGGAATCCTGGATAACAGATTTGTACCTTTCACTCCCGGATATAAGACCGGTTTCAATATCATATATATAAACCACTTCCGCAAACACATCCCCCGCATAATACAGGCTATTGCCCTCAGATCGGATAATTTCTCCGGCTGCTTTTTCAGCATCAGCCGCCAAAGAATCATTCAGGCTGCTGAATAAATGGTAAGACAAAAAGAAGTACGATATGAGACCAAAAAACCCAAGTACCGAGAGCAATACCAGGGCATTAATAATGGTCAGCTTTATCTTTACGCTCATCTATCCAGCCTGTATCCCGCCCCGCGCAAGGTCTTAATAGGGCCGCTTTTTGCATCCCAGCCCAGCTTTTGGCGCAACTTTTTTATCAGGGAATCAATAGTATTGGAGACAGATGTGCTTTCCGCCCCCCAAAGATGCTCCTCCAGCATGGACCGGGTGATAAGAACACCGGGATTGGTAATAAAATATTCCAGTATTTTATATTCTGCCGCTGTAAGCTTTATCTCGGTTTTCCCGCCGCAAACCCGGTGGGATACATTGTCAAAAGAAATGCCGGCTGTTTCAACAACCGGCAATACCCTCAGAGGCGGCCTCCGCTGAAGTGCCCGTATCCGGGCAAACAGTTCATCACAGGCAAAAGGCTTGCAAAGGTAGTCATCCGCACCGGCATCCAAACCCTTTACCTTTGAATCAAGCGAATCTCTGGCGGTAAGCATGAGCACAGATGTAACTATGCCGTCAGCCCTGAGCTTCCGGCAGACCTCAATACCATTTTTATCCGGCAAGCCGATATCCAGAATCAATAGGTCAAATTCAGAATTTGCGGCAAAGTATTCTCCCGAAGCCCCGTCACAGGCATATTCAACCACATGCCCGGCCTCACCGAGAGCCCGCTCCAGGGTTTGGCAGAGACACTTATCATCATCAAGTAATAAAATCCGCACGCCGCAAAGCCTTTTACCTGTTAATCATTCATAATTCCTATAATAGCACTATTTTGGCCTCAGCGGTCATCCAATAATCATCTTTTGGTCATTTATTGTTCATCTTTATATGCTAGGCTTGTACTAATCAGCTATGAGGAGTAATTATGATTAGAGTATTAGCCTCGGTATTACTCGGTGTCATGGTATCCGCCCTGCCGGTTGCAGCCAATGTATCAGCGGCAGAAATAGCAAGCAAGTATTATCCGAATCCCCAGGTCTTTGACAACACTTATGGCACTATCCTCAGCCCTTCGGAAATAGTGGCCCTATACCCTATGTCCGCAGAAGATGAAGCCAAACTAATTCAGGTTGTACCCCAATGCCCGGTAAATGTAGACGGAGTATGGTATAAAGCAGAGGAAATCACCCTTTTCAACGGGCATCAGCTTCACTTTACTACAGATAAAAAAGGCGGGTTATACGCTTTTACTGATGCCAGAGCCATGGAAATATTCCTTGAAGCAGAATACGGGGATATATTCAATACTTCCACTGACAAAGCGATGCAGATGCTGCGGCTGGACCGCAGCGAACTATTTGCAGACTGGCTGTACTCAGGCAACCTTATGCTGCTTGACCCTTATGCCCAAATATCTAATCTGGCAACGCTGGGCTGGGATAACCAAATCTCCTCCGCTCAGATTTGCAGTTCCGCACCGGTTACACTTTGGGAGTATTCCGGTTTTCAAGGCAGCAGCTTTACCATGCTGGCGGATTCAAGCCATGCGGCTTTGACTTTTGAAGGCTGGAACGACAGGGCATCAGCTATATCTTAATGATTACTTTAAAGCAGGTATCTGTTTTAAAGATTGGCTAGACCTGTTTCAGGTAAGGCACGGAAATTCAAGGTAAGGGTTTGCTGTAGATTTGATATCCGGCAGTCTAACCCTTACCTTAAAAATTTAAAAAAGCTAATGACTATTTAAAAAACCTCTTCAGAAACAACCGCAAATGCAGGGCGAACTAACAAACTCTCTGTATATACACCCCCAAAACCAAACCAGGGATTGAACCTGCCCTGATTTAACCTTAGAATAAGATGGTAAATGTCTGGCTACTTTTAACCAAACAGGAATAAGAAATGCAAAATACACCTGACAAAAGTATAGATAAATATATCCAGGGGTTCCCTGAGAATGTTCAGGTTATTCTCAGGGAGTTAAGGCAGGTTATCAGTGAGGAGGCACCTCAGGCCGTTGAGACTATCAGCTACGGCATACCTACATTTAAGCTAAAAGGCAATCTGGTGCATTTCGGTGCTTTCAAAAACCACATAAGCTTTTTCCCCTCATCATCAGGCATCACCGCTTTTGAAAAAGAGCTGTCAGCTTACGAGATATCCAAAGGCACAGTCAGGTTTCCGCTGGATAAACCGCTGCCATTTCCGCTCATCAGAAAAATTGTGGCTTTCAGAGTAAACGAAAACTTAGCGAATAAAAAATAAGAGTGATACCTAAATAGCCGGCAAGAATACTCCACCAAAAGGCCAAACTCCGGCTGGCTATTTGGCAAGCTATATCATTTTAGTTTATGATGCACCCGTCCGGCGCACCCTTCCCGCCTGCTAAATATATAAACGGTAAGGTAAAATGACAAAACTGGTCCTGGATTTACACGATATTTACAATAAAAGCGGTCAGATTGAGGCTGAACTGCACAGGGTAATCAACCAGGCGGTTGAAAAGAAAATCAGCCCGGTGGAGATTATCCCCGGCAAGGGCTCAGGTCAGCTCAAGAAACATGTTCTCAGGTTTCTGGCCCAGCCCGATATTAAAAAACTCTACCACCGGCTGGAAAAAGACGATAAAAACTTCGGGCGGGTGTTTGTCCATTTCAAGTTTTAGCCGCCCCAAAATGCGTAGCTGAAAAGATTGTCTTGACGATAAATAACTGCTAGAGTATGTAATAACTTTTTTAAAGAGAAGAATATGCCCAGCGCTATACTTAAAATTCACTGCACAGATAAAAAAGGCATTATTTCCAGTATTTCCAGCTTTATCTGCCGCAATAACGGCAATATTATTACCCTGGACGAATTTGTAGACCACCCGTCCAATACTTTTTTTATGCGCCTGGAATGGGATATTTCTGCTTTTGCACTTAGCCGTGAACAGATGGAAGCCGAGATTGCACTAATGGGGCAGGAATACTGCTACGCAGACAACTGGCAGATATTCTACTCTGACCGCAAACCCCGGCTGGCAGTATTTGTATCTAAATATGACCACTGTCTGTGGGATATAATGCTGAGGTATAAAGCCGGAGAACTTAAGTGTGATATTCCCCTGATTATCAGCAACCACCCTAATTTAAAACCGGTAGCCGACTTATTCGGCATTGATTACAAAGTAGTCAAAGTCACCCCGGATAACAAGCTTGAAGCCGAAAATGAGCAGACCTGTCTGATCAATGAGTACAGTATAGACTTCATGATACTGGCCAGATATATGCAGGTGCTTTCACCCGAATTTGTAGCCCGCTTTGAAAACAGGATAATAAATATCCACCATTCGTTCCTGCCGGCTTTTGAGGGGGCGCGCCCCTACCACCAGGCGATTGAACGCGGGGTAAAACTGGTGGGTGCTACCGCCCATTTTGTAAATAACAATCTGGACAAAGGCCCTATAATCTGCCAGTCCACCATGCCCATAAGCCATGAGGATAGCGTAGAAGACCTTATGGTAAAGGGCAGAGATATTGAAAAACTGGTGCTTTCACAGGCAATGAAGGTATTTTTAGACCACCACATCTTCGTGCACAACAACCGCACTATTATCCTCTAGGTATTGCCAGCCGGAGAAAATCTGAAACCGGCTTAAGGTATACCCCAAAATGCCGCCTGATGCTTTATATTTATGGTAAGGTTTTGTTATACTTACTTAGGTTGGTTTGGCCAATTGACCCCAAGTGCCATAAAGGTGCTCTCCCGCATACATTCCAAACTGCCAATATTTTTTAAGAGGGATAGTTTGTGAAAAAAAGCCTCAGACGTATTGCCTTTATGAGCCTTGTTTGCCTGCTTTTGGTACTCTCTGCCTGTGGCGGAGGAAATGACCCTGACAGTAACGCATCTAATCCCCCCCCAGATGATAACTCCAACAATTCCTCCAATCCGCCGCCTGTATATGACCCCTATGCCCAGTATGAGGGATACCTGCTGCAAGGATACCCTGAGCAGATGTGGCCGCTTTATGAGAGCAAGGCCATAAGCTCCTGCAATTTAGATGTGTTTTTCCCCGGTTTTAATATGAACCCGGGATATGTATGTACGTACAATGTTGTTTACTACAGCGAAAAGCCCAAAGCCGAGATTGTAGCTTATTATGCCGGGCTTGCCGGAAGCCTGAACCCTTCCAGCTTTTACGACGTGGACACTGATATAAATAATTATCACTTTACCGCCAGAGTTGTAGAAGAAGGCAGCCGTAATCTGATTTACCTGGCGGCTGATATGCCTGATAACTTTTATACCGAACATCCTCTTTGGGGGGATTTCCCGTCAGATGTATTCCCCGTTTTTAACCTTACCCAGCAGCGATACCATGACGTAGCCTGCCGGAGCAACGGAGACGGTGAACTTCAGTACACCAATCACTATAATTTCAGCGGCGGCAGACAGGCCGCAGTGGAATACTACCGCGCCCGGCTGCAGA
This sequence is a window from Dehalococcoides mccartyi 195. Protein-coding genes within it:
- the purU gene encoding formyltetrahydrofolate deformylase, with product MPSAILKIHCTDKKGIISSISSFICRNNGNIITLDEFVDHPSNTFFMRLEWDISAFALSREQMEAEIALMGQEYCYADNWQIFYSDRKPRLAVFVSKYDHCLWDIMLRYKAGELKCDIPLIISNHPNLKPVADLFGIDYKVVKVTPDNKLEAENEQTCLINEYSIDFMILARYMQVLSPEFVARFENRIINIHHSFLPAFEGARPYHQAIERGVKLVGATAHFVNNNLDKGPIICQSTMPISHEDSVEDLMVKGRDIEKLVLSQAMKVFLDHHIFVHNNRTIIL
- a CDS encoding iron chaperone — protein: MQNTPDKSIDKYIQGFPENVQVILRELRQVISEEAPQAVETISYGIPTFKLKGNLVHFGAFKNHISFFPSSSGITAFEKELSAYEISKGTVRFPLDKPLPFPLIRKIVAFRVNENLANKK
- a CDS encoding response regulator transcription factor, yielding MKLLLIEDDANLAKVITSGLEENGYAVNWESNGKLGAEMALAYTFDVIILDIMLPELDGFAVCHKIRSNGNQTPIIMLTARYQEADKVNGLNCGADDYLVKPFSFPELLARLRALLRRANNQHSPSIKLRKLTLNTVDRRAFYDGREIELTAKEYGILEYLVLNKNCIITKNMIEEHIWESESDIFSNVIEVLISRIRKKLDNNNKNSLIKTVKGLGYIIEDK
- a CDS encoding response regulator transcription factor; protein product: MRILLLDDDKCLCQTLERALGEAGHVVEYACDGASGEYFAANSEFDLLILDIGLPDKNGIEVCRKLRADGIVTSVLMLTARDSLDSKVKGLDAGADDYLCKPFACDELFARIRALQRRPPLRVLPVVETAGISFDNVSHRVCGGKTEIKLTAAEYKILEYFITNPGVLITRSMLEEHLWGAESTSVSNTIDSLIKKLRQKLGWDAKSGPIKTLRGAGYRLDR
- a CDS encoding sensor histidine kinase, which produces MSVKIKLTIINALVLLSVLGFFGLISYFFLSYHLFSSLNDSLAADAEKAAGEIIRSEGNSLYYAGDVFAEVVYIYDIETGLISGSERYKSVIQDSIADITAINEYMPAMRLEIPDSQLRFYVAWYDNDYKPNQLLILVGDAGYIYKTLDQYKQILFMAIPFVLIIAAALGYFLAYRCLKQVQVITHTTNNINPSDLKDRIPVKQNDELGQLSATLNSLFDRVYGFIQSQHRFTSDASHDLKAPLTVIRAESELALRKERNTEEYRQAFKNIVKQVEKMALIIDDLMALASLDAGPRPALSLKIDLGAALESSADKWQTAFETKKIKLIRDIQPGLNIYGEPEQFSRLFDNLFSNAAKYTPDGGQVMISLRDESGFMVLAIKDTGIGISKEHLPRIFDRFYRADWSAEGTGLGLSIVKSTSEIYKGRVEVESEPGKGTVFKVFLPKQSV
- a CDS encoding Smr/MutS family protein, with translation MTKLVLDLHDIYNKSGQIEAELHRVINQAVEKKISPVEIIPGKGSGQLKKHVLRFLAQPDIKKLYHRLEKDDKNFGRVFVHFKF